CAGGAGCATCGCCACGCTCAACGCTGCGACGCGCCATAGCAGACCACCGCGACTCATTCCCTCCCCCCTCTCTTCCGGTCGGCGGGATACCGGCATCGACGGGTAGATGTCCACCTCCCCTCCCATGCGAACGTCGCGTACGCTTCGGTATCCGGCGACGCGGAGTGAATGTCCGGACGTCTTGTCATCCGTCCGGCACCTTCAAGTCTAGCCAGGCCTCCGGGGACGGAGTAGGCGAACAAATGTTTGACATCGGATTCTTCATCTGTTCCTCAGTCCTGGCCCGGTGAGTGGGCGTGCCAGTTCAGGCTTGCACCGTCCCATCCCGGCCGATGCGGCCGACGCCGGTGCCCTCATAGGCCACCGCCACCAGATCCGTCTCCACCACCTGTCCCGGCTGCAGGATCAGGGCCGAGCCGTTGTCCAGGGCGGCCTGAATGCCTGCCGGCGGATAGCTGGTGAACGGCTCCAGGGCACAGTTGTAGGTCCGACCGTACCAGGGGTAGTCGGTGTGGCCGCCGTAGACCTGCCACATCCAGAGATACTTGAAGAGGCTCGCATCCCAGGCCATGCCAAACCCCACCGCGGTCCTCCGGTTCGTGAGGCCGTACCACCCTTCGGCCAGCTCCTTGAAGAAGACGACATCGATGGACCGCGTCTGGGGCGGCCGCACGCGGGTAATGTCCTCCAACGCTCCGCTGCGGCGATTTCGGACCATCGGGAAGTCGTAGCCGTCCCCCGGCTCCCACAGACCGTTGGGGTGGATGGCCATGACCTCCACCTTGCGCGCCGGGGTCTGGACGAAGCAGTCCTCATCCAAGAAGGGCGGACCGACCGCCGGATGGTGACCCCACATCACCGCAAACTCGCCCACCGACTCGTTCACCACGCGCTCGTGGATGAACAGTGCCGCCTTCTGGGCCTGCAGCGCCATCGTGCGCTCCAGGGTCAGTGGGGAGCGGTAGCAGCGCACCCACGTCCGCAGCGCCACACGCTCCGGCGTGTCCTCGACAATCGCCGCCTCGAAGGGCAGGAGCGAGATCTCACCGTGCAGGCCCTGCCAGGCGCCCTGGTAGGGGGTTCTGGCCCAGCCCGCCGAAGGAAAGACCTCCTGCCAGCCGCCGTAGTAGTAGTCGTGGAAGGCGCCCTCGGGCTGGGCGCTGGTGGCGACGAAGGGCCGCTGCATCGGAATCGGTGACTGCCACATGAAATCGAGATCTCGCGGCTTGTAGGTGAACTCGAAGATGTCGGCCCCCTTGTCCAGGAGGATCCCCACGCGCAGGACCTGGTTCTCCAGGAACGCGACGCGCATTCCCCGGTAGGTGTAGTCCAGGGAGATCCGGCACCCCTGTTTCCGTCCCCAGGTGTACATCCTGTTCGCCTCCTCCGCGGTTGCCGCATCGCGCGGCTTACTTCACGACCCTCACCCGTCTCCAGTCGATCGTGGCCACGCTCATCCCCAGAGCGATGAGGCCGAAGGTCACCATCTGAATATCGCGGCCCAGGGCAAGCATGAGCATCCCCGCCTGCATCCAGGTGATGATGATCGTCCCGATCAGCGTCCGGTGCGGCCCCCCCATGCCCCCGGTCAGGGCGGTGCCCCCCGCCACGACGCTGGCGAAGAGCGGGATGGGCATGTCGGCCCCAATCTGCATCGAGCCGCCCCCGAGCTGCGCCATGTACAAAACTCCGGCCAGCCCGGCGAGACAGCTGCTCAGCATGAACACCTGGATGCGCTGCCTGGGCACATCGATCCCGGAGAGCCCGGCGGCGACGGGGTTCCCCCCGATGGCATAGACGCGCCGGCCGAAGGGGGTGAGCAGGGCCAGGAAGGTGCTGAGGACCCACACGCCCAGGGCCCAGTAGAAGATCGCCGGCAGCCCCGCGAAAAAGGTCGTGGCCAGGGCGCGGAAGGTCTCGTCCCGCACGATGTGCAGGAAGCCGCGGGAGAGAAAGAGCCCGATCCCCTCCAGCACTACGGACACGCCCAGCGTGGCCATGAACGAGGGCACATTGTAGCGGGCGAAGAGCACCCCGTTGACGAAACCCGACACCGCGCTCACGAGCAGGGCCAGCGGGACGACCCACAGCCCGAGACGGTCCAGGTACAGGGCACAGATCAGCGCGGCGAGCTTCA
The nucleotide sequence above comes from Armatimonadota bacterium. Encoded proteins:
- a CDS encoding aldose 1-epimerase, whose translation is MYTWGRKQGCRISLDYTYRGMRVAFLENQVLRVGILLDKGADIFEFTYKPRDLDFMWQSPIPMQRPFVATSAQPEGAFHDYYYGGWQEVFPSAGWARTPYQGAWQGLHGEISLLPFEAAIVEDTPERVALRTWVRCYRSPLTLERTMALQAQKAALFIHERVVNESVGEFAVMWGHHPAVGPPFLDEDCFVQTPARKVEVMAIHPNGLWEPGDGYDFPMVRNRRSGALEDITRVRPPQTRSIDVVFFKELAEGWYGLTNRRTAVGFGMAWDASLFKYLWMWQVYGGHTDYPWYGRTYNCALEPFTSYPPAGIQAALDNGSALILQPGQVVETDLVAVAYEGTGVGRIGRDGTVQA
- a CDS encoding ABC transporter permease; translated protein: MASLTSSRERFRHRMTTIGPIGAAILTIVAFQAINPSFLTYQGFLTCVYAMSYFLIAACGLTFVIVMGSFDFSVVSVLKLAALICALYLDRLGLWVVPLALLVSAVSGFVNGVLFARYNVPSFMATLGVSVVLEGIGLFLSRGFLHIVRDETFRALATTFFAGLPAIFYWALGVWVLSTFLALLTPFGRRVYAIGGNPVAAGLSGIDVPRQRIQVFMLSSCLAGLAGVLYMAQLGGGSMQIGADMPIPLFASVVAGGTALTGGMGGPHRTLIGTIIITWMQAGMLMLALGRDIQMVTFGLIALGMSVATIDWRRVRVVK